The Coffea arabica cultivar ET-39 chromosome 3c, Coffea Arabica ET-39 HiFi, whole genome shotgun sequence genome contains a region encoding:
- the LOC113733843 gene encoding uncharacterized protein isoform X2, with the protein MPSLQTALPPELANNVIRLYRECLRRAKYIGHKQHNTELVVGMVRQQFKKHMHETDPDKIQKLKDDAARGLINHIIYESEQMTGRKFSKSF; encoded by the exons ATGCCCTCGCTTCAAACAGCTTTGCCTCCTGAGCTGGCCAATAATGTTATCCGT CTTTATCGCGAATGCCTCCGGCGAGCTAAATATATTGGGCACAAG CAACACAACACCGAACTTGTAGTTGGCATGGTGAGGCAGCAATTCAAGAAGCATATGCATGAGACAGATCCAGATAAAATTCAAAAGTTGAAAGATGA TGCTGCAAGGGGACTGATAAATCACATAATCTACGAATCGGAGCAGATGACTGGAAGGAAATTCAGCAAGAGCTTTTGA
- the LOC113733843 gene encoding uncharacterized protein isoform X1 produces the protein MLSVLVPSFVFSLVSIMAHMLLYRECLRRAKYIGHKQHNTELVVGMVRQQFKKHMHETDPDKIQKLKDDAARGLINHIIYESEQMTGRKFSKSF, from the exons ATGTTATCCGTGTTAGTGCCCTCCTTTGTTTTCTCTCTGGTGTCAATCATGGCTCACATGCTT CTTTATCGCGAATGCCTCCGGCGAGCTAAATATATTGGGCACAAG CAACACAACACCGAACTTGTAGTTGGCATGGTGAGGCAGCAATTCAAGAAGCATATGCATGAGACAGATCCAGATAAAATTCAAAAGTTGAAAGATGA TGCTGCAAGGGGACTGATAAATCACATAATCTACGAATCGGAGCAGATGACTGGAAGGAAATTCAGCAAGAGCTTTTGA
- the LOC113733843 gene encoding uncharacterized protein isoform X3 — translation MPSLQTALPPELANNVIRQHNTELVVGMVRQQFKKHMHETDPDKIQKLKDDAARGLINHIIYESEQMTGRKFSKSF, via the exons ATGCCCTCGCTTCAAACAGCTTTGCCTCCTGAGCTGGCCAATAATGTTATCCGT CAACACAACACCGAACTTGTAGTTGGCATGGTGAGGCAGCAATTCAAGAAGCATATGCATGAGACAGATCCAGATAAAATTCAAAAGTTGAAAGATGA TGCTGCAAGGGGACTGATAAATCACATAATCTACGAATCGGAGCAGATGACTGGAAGGAAATTCAGCAAGAGCTTTTGA